The DNA segment CCCTATGAAGAAGCAATGGAGGCCTTGTCGTCTTTGATCACTAGACGCACACGGGCTGATGCTAGCAACGTGGGGGATCAGTTTGACCTGTTATTTGATTACCTGAAGGTAAAAAGTTTGTGAATTGGGTCATTTTTTATGAGATATTCACAATGGTGTTAATTGTCTTATTCTATAGATGCTAGATTTGGAGGAGCCAATTGCGAATATGAAGGTTATCCATGTGGCTGGGACCAAAGGGAAGGTACTCTCACTTCACTTCCACTTCGGTGGTTGCTTGGAAATGAGGCCATCATAGGAAGTTCAATTTGTTTCTTGCAATAGTGATTGCTATGTGGCTGGTCACTGGTGTTTTGTGGCTTCTAACAGTTAGAGATAACTGATAACTCTGGCTTTGGGCTTCTCATTCTATGGTTTTTTCATGATTAGTAACTTTGTTTATTGTGATGAtggaaattgtttttttttaactgGGGTTTTATAGGGATCCACATGCACCTTCACAGAATCTATATTACGTAACTGTGGTTTTCGCACTGGACTCTTCACATCTCCTCACCTCATTGATATCCGAGAAAGATTCCGTTTAGATGGGTGAGTGATTCATATTCATATGTTTATCTTTTTGTGTTTTCCTTTGTCATCTACTTGTGTCATTTTTCATTTTGGGTTAATTTGGTATTTTGATTGGGAATTTGAATTCTTTGATCTTCATTATGTGTCTGTCATCTGTTTTGTATAGGGTGAATCCTAATTGAGCGAATGAATTCTGATAATTTtctcaattgattgttttgcTACGAAATTATTCTTTAGTATTTGTACTTTTGTTATTTCCACTGAACTCTGCAGACCTCGGAGAATATATTGTTTTATCCCTTTACTTGCAACATAATTAAAGTTCTTAAACTCTGCAGAAAGGAAATCTGTGAAGAGAAATTTTTAGCATACTTCTGGTGGTGTTATGACAGACTAAAGGTATGCTTCTGCGCATAAATATTTCGTTGGGATTTATACTATCAGATGTTTTTGATGGGGTGGAAAAGCATGTCATCCTtttctcaattttattttaaacccGAGCCAAATTGCCTGCCtagtatatttttcttattttacacTATTGCTAGTTGTTTATTCCAATTTTAGCtctaaatttctttaaaaaagtcCACCAATTACTCTTAGAGCAACCAAAAGAATATTTTCTGCTAACTTAGTCAGAAGTTCTGAAGCTATTCCATAATGCCATTGTTCTCTTTGGAGTTATTGCATTGTTTCACAAGAAAATAGTAAAAGGAAGAGCAACTAACTGGTCCTGTTTGGTAGCCTTGACAAGTTTGTGTGAACTGGTACACCATACTGCAGAAAGGGGTCTTAAGTGTAGTGTAGCTTGAGAAAACGGAAGAAAAGGTTGTATGTGTTAAACTCATGGGTTGGTGTTAAGGCTCTATCAATTCGAAAATCACAtggaacaaaataaaaatgggAAAAATTAGACGAAAAACAAAGTTTTACTTAATAATATCGTGAGTCTATTAGCATCACCTTCTGTTCTGCAAGCCAATGCATTTTTATACCATGGCAATAACAATTGTGGTGTAGTATAGCAATAATACCATTAGTTAAGCTAATATCTTCAAAGTGTTCATGTTACGTTCACTTTTACAATTTAATTTGATGTTATTGCTCATAGTATTAATGTAATTGGTACTTCTTTTGGTGGTTTGCAGGACAAGACTGATGACAATATTCCAATGCCTACTTATTTCCGTTTCCTAGCCTTGCTTGGCTTCAAGATATTTGCAGCAGAGCAGGTTTGTTTCCATGCTTTAAATGTCTAAGAAAAAATTGTTCAGTATGTattctattttttgtttatgtTATCATGAATGAATAAGAGCTTCTTTCTGTCTGAATTTTTATGTAGGTAGATGTTGCTATAATGGAGGTTGGATTAGGTGGCAAATATGATGCAACAAATGTGGTATGTTTAACATTTCATTGGAAATATGTTTCTCTAACATCACAAGACTGCAAGAGTAATGAGCATTGCAACCTTGTATATGTATTAATGTTTTCTCTGAAGTTAATATCTAGGAACAAGCTCATGCAGATGTGTTGATATTTCAGGTGCAGGCCCCTATTGTGTGTGGAATAACTTCTCTAGGGTATGACCACATGGAGATTCTTGGTTAGTTTTCTATTTTTGAATTCTAGGTAATGCATGGCTATTGTGTATGAAAATATATGTTtagaaatttatatattatacaatGTTTCACAATAAGTTGAACATAATGTTGCAATGCCACTGCTTTGTTCAGTGAGTTTAGTTTAATCATTCTGAATTTTATTATTAGGGAATACTCTCGGAGAAATTGCCGGTGAGAAGGCTGGTATCTTCAAGGTATCTTTTATAATAGAATGTTATCTtcttttgaagaataaaaattatttttggtgCTTATTTGCAATGTGCACTTTCTTCTTTATTTGTTCATCTGGTTTCAGAATCGGATTCCAGCTTTTACAGTGCCTCAACCTGACGAAGCAATGCATGtacttgaagagaaggcttctCAACTAAATGTATGTTTTTCCATGAATTTAACAGTGTATTTAGGATTAAAAGTTCAAATTTACTATACATGTGATGACTTGACTAGAAACTTAACATACTTTGTTTGGATCTTATTTGGTCAAAGGGGTTATATAACTAAAACTTAATTATGAGAATTTTTTCTTATcttggaaagaaaaaaaatgcctTCAATGTGATTCAGCACGTCTTGTCATTTCCCATACTGCATTTCATCAACTTGTGTCTTCATGCGTTGTGtgctttttttcatttttcaatgaTCTTCTGAAAGTCACGGTATACATAACATTAAATCCAAGTAGCTTTTGTAGCTGCATTCATTGAAAATGTTTGACTCTTTGGTCCTTGCTTTCAATCGGCTAAGTAAATCTTGCCAATGCCAGGTACCTCTTCAAGTGGTAACTCCATTAGATGCCAAATTGCTAAATGGTTCAAGACTTGGTCTTGAAGGTGAGCACCAATATGTAAATGCTGCTCTTGCCATTGCATTGTGCTTTACATGGCTGAAAAAGACTGGGCATGTTGGAGATATTTATTTGGAGCAAACTGTAAGTTTTAAaaagtagatttttttttatatctttctcTGTATGCCGTGTAGCTGAAGTGATTCTCCACCTGCATGAAGGATAAGTTGCCAGAGCAGTTCATAAAAGGTTTAACAAGTGCAAGTTTGCAAGGAAGGGCACAGATTGTTCCTGATCAACACTTCAAGAGTGAAATATCAAATagacttgttttctttttagatGGGGCTCACAGTCCTGAAAGCATGGAAGTGTGTGCAAGGTGGTTTTCTCTGGCCATTAAAGAATACAACCCAGACCCAACCTTGTTTCATCAGCAACTGGATAATTCTAAATTCTCACATGAAGTAGTGAAGACACACAATGAAGAAAGAGTATCCCAGGGAAAATCCACTCCGGTAAAGTATAGATTTAAAAAGTAGATTTATTATAATTCAAGCACATACAAGCCGAAGTTGGAAATGTCACTGTAAAATGAAGTAATATCTAATGCCCTTAGTTAGAAAATCACCATGTAGAGAGCTTGTCACGTGTTTAACCTTACTTTCAAAAAAGGCATGTGGATTACTCTTAATAGAAACCATAGAAATACAGATTATCAACTTCTTCAAACTTCCTAGACCTTATGTTTTTTAAATCTATAACTTGAGATAGGCAATGATATTCTTATTAAGCTTACCCCATTCTACTATTTAGATATCAGTTTAGAGCATTAAATTCACCCATGGAATGTTTGTATCTTAAATATTTACTCCTGCAAAAGAGTTCTAGTTTTACCTTTGTTATCCGTGTTTGTTGAGAATTTAGTTTGCACACTGTTCTTGGCTGATATTTGACTAACACATTTGGGAGGTGAGAGATGTTGCCATTAAGCTAGGTTGCATTATCAGAAGAAATTAGATGCAAATAATGTGTGTCAACAACTGTCAAGATTTGAAATGAAACACCcggtttttatgtttttgtttaaaatatacTGATTCCTGTGTCCTTTTTGTCAAATGAACCTTGTGTATTTCATATCAGGATGATCATTTGCAATCAGCtgtcttttagttttttttttttttcattttaattagaATCTCATGATACAAGAGTGAAAAATGCAACTatttctttttcaatcaaaatgATGCTTCATTTTTTTGTTAGACTTTTGGAATTGAAGTAATTGAATTATTGCAGATATTGCTGTTCAATTGTTTGACAGTTAGGGATCCGCAGTTGCTTCTTCCTCACCTGATGAAAACGTGTGCTGATCACGGTAAATAGTCTTTTCTTGATTATGCAAGAACATACTtaccaaataatgaaaataattaaaaatatttaagtaaaGCTTAATATTTGAGATTTGAGCAGGTTTCTTCTCTATTAGTTCtgtaattatttatgtttattatgaGGAAAAAGTACTGTAAACATTTTTCCAATGTGATTTATTTATCCCTGAAGAAAGTTATTTGGTCCATGGAAATTAAGAAACAACTAAATTGAAATTGTAGGTGTCTACTTCAAGAAAGCGCTTTTTGTACCAAGTTTATCTGTGTTTAATAAAGTTGGACCCCAGGCTTTTACCCCGACTGATCCCAAAGTTGATCTGTCATGGCAGTTCAATCTTCAAAGAGTGTGGGAAAA comes from the Phaseolus vulgaris cultivar G19833 chromosome 8, P. vulgaris v2.0, whole genome shotgun sequence genome and includes:
- the LOC137824122 gene encoding folylpolyglutamate synthase encodes the protein MELILRHLPQTTNSSIFFQSFKSQPHLPLFTVLLSPFRQTLSVSSTIQTSIAMPDQEVGKGSPKSSSLSPYEEAMEALSSLITRRTRADASNVGDQFDLLFDYLKMLDLEEPIANMKVIHVAGTKGKGSTCTFTESILRNCGFRTGLFTSPHLIDIRERFRLDGKEICEEKFLAYFWWCYDRLKDKTDDNIPMPTYFRFLALLGFKIFAAEQVDVAIMEVGLGGKYDATNVVQAPIVCGITSLGYDHMEILGNTLGEIAGEKAGIFKNRIPAFTVPQPDEAMHVLEEKASQLNVPLQVVTPLDAKLLNGSRLGLEGEHQYVNAALAIALCFTWLKKTGHVGDIYLEQTDKLPEQFIKGLTSASLQGRAQIVPDQHFKSEISNRLVFFLDGAHSPESMEVCARWFSLAIKEYNPDPTLFHQQLDNSKFSHEVVKTHNEERVSQGKSTPILLFNCLTVRDPQLLLPHLMKTCADHGVYFKKALFVPSLSVFNKVGPQAFTPTDPKVDLSWQFNLQRVWENLMQNSKGKNIDIVSEELKDDMETSASNCEHSAVFPSLPLAIKWLRDRVQQNQSLRFQVLVTGSLHLVGDVLNLVKK